Part of the Verrucomicrobiia bacterium genome, AAGGATCAGAATCAATGGGTTTCTTCCTCGTGGCATCGTTATTTACTCTACTGGTTGCTTCATGTTATCGTCCATAACGTCGAGGAGCTAAATGGGTTATGTTGCGCGGCTAGGAGGTTAACGATAGTCCTTCCGGACGGCCCAAGATACACGTCGGACGTCCGATACTGCAGACCCTCTCGGGTTAGACCCCTCCTCTTCGAAAACGAGGAAAGGGGTTGCCCTCGAAACGGCCCCCTATTACCCGGCAGCGCCCTGGAGAGCCGTGCCGATCGCCGTAAAGACCGCCGCAATGTCACCGCGGAAAGTCGTAAGAGCTCCGACGAGCACCACCGCAACGAGCGCAATGATCAAGGCGTATTCCGCTAAGCCTTGTCCCTTCTGGTTTTTCAGCATTTTACGTGTCATGGTTCTTCCTCCTTGAAAGCAGTCCCCTGC contains:
- a CDS encoding Flp family type IVb pilin yields the protein MTRKMLKNQKGQGLAEYALIIALVAVVLVGALTTFRGDIAAVFTAIGTALQGAAG